In the genome of Acidobacteriota bacterium, the window GTCATCGACGACGAGCGCCTCGCCCGGAGCGAGCTGATCCGGATGCTGGAGGCCTTCCCGGACCTCCGTGTGATCGGGGAGGCGGTGAATGCGGACGACGCCGCCGAAAAGGTCCGTTCCCTCGAACCCGACGTCCTCTTTCTCGACATCGAAATGCCGGGTACGGACGTTTTCAGCATGCTGGAATCCCTGGAGCGCGCTCCCCACGTGATCTTCACCACCGCTTTCAACCAGTATGCCATCCAGGCCTTCGAGTGCAACGCCCTGGACTATCTCCTCAAACCCGTCGACGCCCGCCGGTTGAGCCAGGCGGTGGAGAAACTCCGGCGGATCCAGGGTCCGGCCCGCCCCCCGGGGGACGACCGGCCCCGGCTCCGGGAGGAGGACCGCATCTTCCTGCGGGACGGCAACCGGTGCTGGTTCGTGAGGATGGGCGAGATCCGGCTTTTCGAGTCCGAGGGCAACTACGCCCGTCTCCACCTGGACGCGCCCAGCCGGCCGCTGGTCCTTCGCTCCCTGAACACCCTTCAGCGGCGCCTCGACCCCCGTGTTTTCTTCCGCGTCAGCCGCAAGCACATCGTCAATGTCCGGTGGATCACCTCCGTCGCCCCCGCCGGTCAGGACCGCCTCGAGATCACCCTCGACGGCCGGCTGACGGTGGTCGCCTCCCGCCGCCAGTCCCTGGAGTTCAAGCTGCGGATGGAACTGTGAAACCTCCGGTCCCGTGTTTCACCCGATCAACCATCCCGGGGCCCGCTCGCAAAAATGAACCATCTTTTTGCTCTCC includes:
- a CDS encoding response regulator transcription factor; this translates as MKALVIDDERLARSELIRMLEAFPDLRVIGEAVNADDAAEKVRSLEPDVLFLDIEMPGTDVFSMLESLERAPHVIFTTAFNQYAIQAFECNALDYLLKPVDARRLSQAVEKLRRIQGPARPPGDDRPRLREEDRIFLRDGNRCWFVRMGEIRLFESEGNYARLHLDAPSRPLVLRSLNTLQRRLDPRVFFRVSRKHIVNVRWITSVAPAGQDRLEITLDGRLTVVASRRQSLEFKLRMEL